Proteins encoded in a region of the Nostoc sp. UHCC 0926 genome:
- a CDS encoding RtcB family protein produces the protein MPYKNLEITTPIPVFSWANHFLGSEETQMAKNVASLPFVFKHVALMPDVHLGKGALVGSVIATKEAIIPAAVGVDIGCGMSAIKTAFTAEQLEGKLKKIRLDIEAAIPTGFNENKDVEKSVTNWQRWDDFKDLHRGVQDLQSKAMKQMGSLGGGNHFIEVCLDTENQVWLMLHSGSRNIGNKLAQCHIHTARELAKMAGNKLPDPDLAHFVAGTPEFQAYWYDLQWSQDYARVNRDVMMARFKHIVEKHLAGGKATKPLLQVNCHHNYAEKEVHFDEDVYVTRKGAVRAQTEDYGIIPGSMGAKSFIVKGKGNAQSFCSCSHGAGRLMSRNKAKNVYTLDDLIEQTNGVECRKDEGVLDEIPSAYKPIEQVMENQADLVEVVATLKQVLCIKG, from the coding sequence ATGCCCTATAAAAATTTAGAAATTACCACACCAATACCCGTATTTTCTTGGGCAAATCACTTTTTAGGTTCAGAAGAAACTCAGATGGCAAAAAATGTGGCATCGCTACCATTTGTGTTTAAGCACGTGGCATTAATGCCAGATGTTCACTTAGGAAAAGGTGCCTTAGTGGGTTCTGTAATTGCGACCAAAGAGGCAATTATTCCAGCTGCTGTCGGTGTAGATATTGGTTGTGGAATGAGCGCTATCAAGACAGCATTCACCGCTGAACAACTGGAAGGTAAACTGAAGAAAATCCGTCTGGATATTGAAGCAGCAATTCCTACTGGATTCAACGAAAACAAAGATGTTGAAAAATCTGTCACCAACTGGCAACGCTGGGATGATTTTAAAGATTTGCATCGCGGCGTACAAGACCTACAAAGTAAAGCAATGAAACAGATGGGTTCTCTTGGTGGAGGAAACCACTTTATTGAAGTGTGCCTTGATACAGAGAATCAAGTTTGGTTGATGCTGCATTCTGGTTCACGCAATATCGGCAATAAATTAGCTCAGTGTCACATTCATACAGCCAGAGAATTAGCAAAGATGGCAGGTAATAAATTGCCTGACCCTGATTTAGCTCACTTTGTCGCTGGTACGCCAGAATTCCAAGCATATTGGTACGATTTGCAATGGTCACAAGACTATGCGCGTGTCAACCGCGATGTGATGATGGCGCGTTTTAAGCACATAGTTGAGAAGCATTTAGCAGGTGGGAAGGCAACTAAACCTTTATTGCAGGTTAATTGTCATCACAATTACGCTGAAAAAGAAGTGCATTTTGACGAGGATGTATACGTTACTCGTAAGGGTGCAGTTCGCGCCCAGACTGAAGACTATGGGATTATCCCTGGTTCGATGGGGGCAAAATCTTTCATTGTTAAGGGTAAAGGTAATGCCCAGAGCTTCTGTTCTTGTTCCCACGGTGCCGGACGTTTGATGTCAAGAAATAAGGCAAAAAATGTTTATACACTTGATGATTTAATTGAGCAAACAAATGGCGTAGAATGCCGTAAAGATGAGGGTGTGTTAGATGAAATTCCTAGTGCTTATAAGCCGATAGAACAAGTGATGGAAAATCAAGCGGATTTGGTTGAAGTTGTAGCAACACTCAAACAAGTTCTTTGTATTAAGGGCTAA
- a CDS encoding adenosine deaminase, whose product MHRRAPLYLFLGVLTSSSCFIFSVAAQVPSNSQQSSTRSEAQTASWFEVHRAQPAALRAFVQRMPKGGDIHSHLSGAVYAEHYLEWAATDEYCVNPKVGALVEPKACSQDSSYFPASELLNRTSVYDSLINRWSTRNLQFAGKSGHDQFFEAFSGFGTISDSMSRRDDMVAEVANRAASQHITYLELMLTVQGSEVRQLGREVGWNKDFALMHRQLLKRGLTELVTLGSQQLTQLEREVAKTLGCGTPSAQPGCTVTVRYLQQTTRTKSPVEVFAQLAYAFALASSQKRVVGINLVAPEDNPIALRDYTLQMQMLQFLKRQFPNVKIALHAGELTLGFVPTEDLRFHIRQAVEVAQASRIGHGVDILFEERPFELMEQMQRRSVLVEICLTSNEIILNVQGDNHPFREYWKAGVPMTLASDDEGISRIDLSHEYLLAATRYGLGYKDLKRLARNSLEYSFAPGNSLWKSPEFKAMVPACASDTPDETSVSQGCSAFLHKSERTRIQWQLESEFALFELLQNWL is encoded by the coding sequence ATGCATAGACGAGCGCCCTTATATTTGTTTTTAGGAGTATTAACGAGTTCTAGCTGTTTTATCTTCAGTGTAGCAGCCCAAGTCCCATCTAATTCGCAGCAGTCCTCGACTCGGAGTGAAGCTCAAACTGCTAGTTGGTTTGAAGTCCATCGCGCCCAGCCAGCCGCTTTACGAGCATTTGTACAGCGAATGCCGAAGGGAGGAGATATCCACAGTCATCTAAGCGGGGCTGTGTACGCAGAACATTATCTGGAGTGGGCTGCCACCGATGAGTATTGTGTGAATCCAAAGGTGGGGGCTTTAGTTGAACCTAAGGCTTGCAGTCAGGACAGTAGCTATTTTCCCGCCTCAGAATTGTTAAACCGAACATCTGTTTATGATTCCCTAATAAATCGTTGGTCTACTCGTAACCTCCAATTTGCTGGAAAATCCGGGCACGACCAATTTTTTGAGGCTTTTAGTGGTTTTGGGACAATATCAGACTCTATGAGCCGTCGGGATGATATGGTCGCGGAAGTAGCAAATCGGGCAGCTTCGCAGCATATTACCTATCTAGAATTAATGCTTACCGTTCAGGGCAGTGAGGTTCGACAGCTAGGGCGTGAAGTTGGTTGGAATAAAGATTTTGCTCTGATGCACCGTCAATTGCTCAAGCGAGGATTAACCGAGCTAGTGACCCTCGGCAGTCAGCAATTAACACAGTTGGAGCGTGAAGTTGCGAAAACACTCGGTTGCGGCACTCCATCGGCGCAGCCTGGATGTACAGTGACGGTGCGCTATTTGCAGCAAACTACAAGAACAAAATCGCCTGTTGAAGTATTTGCTCAGTTAGCTTATGCCTTTGCACTAGCTTCATCTCAAAAGCGAGTTGTTGGTATCAATCTCGTCGCCCCAGAAGACAACCCGATTGCACTGCGTGACTACACCCTGCAAATGCAGATGCTGCAATTTTTAAAACGCCAATTTCCCAATGTTAAGATCGCACTCCATGCCGGAGAGTTAACCTTGGGGTTTGTTCCGACCGAGGATTTACGTTTTCATATTCGGCAAGCTGTAGAAGTAGCACAGGCATCTCGCATCGGACATGGCGTGGACATTCTTTTTGAGGAGCGTCCCTTCGAGTTGATGGAGCAAATGCAGCGACGCAGCGTGTTGGTCGAAATCTGCCTGACCAGTAATGAGATCATTTTGAATGTCCAGGGAGATAACCATCCTTTTAGGGAGTATTGGAAGGCTGGAGTACCAATGACCCTTGCTTCCGATGATGAAGGCATTTCCCGCATCGATTTGAGTCATGAGTATCTGTTAGCGGCAACGAGATATGGGCTGGGATATAAAGACCTCAAGCGACTGGCTCGTAATAGCTTAGAATATAGTTTCGCTCCGGGAAATAGTCTCTGGAAGTCGCCTGAGTTTAAGGCAATGGTTCCAGCTTGTGCAAGCGATACCCCTGATGAAACTTCTGTTTCTCAAGGGTGCAGCGCTTTTTTGCACAAGAGCGAGCGCACGCGGATTCAATGGCAGCTAGAGTCGGAATTTGCTCTGTTTGAGTTATTGCAGAACTGGCTTTGA
- a CDS encoding DUF1003 domain-containing protein, which yields MLSQNKPNPSDSPQASCQTILPTAPLPSAISQNIETIIALHRRYEKDVPRHQRVVEAASAFFGRPAFLYSILLGMTLWVIPNILPRRLGLSRFDPPPFSWLQFSLTTGSLLVTTGVLIKQERQEKLAEQRAQLSLQLNLLSEQKIAKLIGLVEELRQDIPNVKNRSDPEAEMMKSPTDPHAIINVLEETLASELANFSQQKIPTQE from the coding sequence ATGCTCTCCCAAAATAAACCAAATCCAAGCGATTCACCGCAAGCATCGTGTCAAACTATTCTGCCCACAGCCCCATTACCGTCAGCTATTAGTCAAAATATCGAAACTATCATCGCCTTACATAGGCGCTACGAGAAGGATGTACCTCGCCACCAGCGGGTTGTAGAAGCGGCAAGCGCCTTTTTTGGTCGTCCGGCATTCCTTTACAGTATCTTACTAGGAATGACACTGTGGGTAATACCTAATATTTTACCACGACGTTTAGGCTTATCAAGATTTGACCCCCCGCCATTTTCTTGGCTACAATTTTCACTAACTACTGGTTCACTGTTAGTCACAACAGGGGTGTTGATTAAACAAGAGCGACAAGAAAAGTTAGCAGAGCAACGGGCGCAACTTAGCCTTCAACTCAACCTGCTTTCTGAGCAGAAAATCGCTAAACTTATCGGTTTAGTTGAGGAATTACGCCAGGATATTCCTAATGTCAAAAATCGCTCTGACCCGGAGGCCGAAATGATGAAGTCTCCTACTGATCCGCACGCAATTATAAATGTATTAGAAGAAACCTTAGCATCAGAGTTAGCAAATTTCTCTCAGCAAAAAATACCAACTCAGGAGTGA
- a CDS encoding helix-turn-helix domain-containing protein: MPAPLKIKLTPEEDLTLLELICANGVPRRTKLRVIALRLNAQGYNVREIADYLDWAEKTVRQSIHRWSSLGLMGLWEASGRGRTRRWADEDWLAVERWLTEERRYSARQISQRLQSEKNIQLGTEQVRRILKKKIGGGKESEIVRQTPLNLKEYKQN; encoded by the coding sequence ATGCCAGCACCGTTAAAAATAAAACTAACTCCAGAAGAAGATCTGACGCTGTTAGAGCTCATCTGTGCAAATGGAGTTCCACGACGAACAAAACTCCGAGTGATCGCTTTAAGATTAAATGCACAAGGATATAATGTACGAGAAATTGCTGATTATCTGGATTGGGCAGAGAAAACAGTTAGACAAAGTATTCATCGGTGGTCGTCATTAGGTTTAATGGGGCTTTGGGAAGCCTCTGGTCGTGGTAGAACAAGACGTTGGGCGGATGAAGATTGGTTAGCTGTTGAACGATGGTTGACAGAAGAACGTAGGTATAGTGCGCGACAAATAAGTCAGAGACTGCAATCTGAAAAAAACATTCAATTGGGTACTGAACAAGTACGCCGAATTTTAAAAAAAAAGATTGGCGGTGGAAAAGAATCCGAAATAGTCCGGCAAACTCCTCTCAACCTCAAAGAGTACAAGCAAAACTAG
- a CDS encoding non-ribosomal peptide synthetase produces the protein MQLDNYSQILGLNNKNVICKEIEVAIRSSLIVDDCVVIKREIKKLKHELVAYIVPSSLFVPEQLLSHLQTILPSNLIPTALVLVSTIPLTKSGQVDEVALASLEVIDSDLMDRIEEQLKSLSEIERVAVVVKPLITSIPPVHLEDLLGNSQAIPPATSLMIASEASQQKVQATILSQKIENKKLSSSKKLAISHGEPLQYFEDAPKTLRELLQRTAQHSSQGIIYIQSDGSEKVQSYGELWQDAQRILAGFRKLGLKPQDKVIFQLEDNQDFLCAFWGCVLGGFVPVPISIAPTYELANSIASKLQNTWQMLGKPLVLTNASLASNIDDLSKFLNLENFQVATIEKLRECEADFNLHQSQPEDLAILFLTSGSTGIPKCVMLNHRNLLSMTGGLVLMGNFSNQESILNWMPLDHVGALVSLSIMAVDLGCQQIHVPTNLIVQNPLLWLDLIDKHQATISWAPNFAFSLICDRAIEINQKHWDLSSMRFIINAGEPIVTKIARSFLRLLRRYGLPTNAIHPAFGMSETSSGITYSDSFSLETSSDDGLFVELGFPIAGASLRIVDENEQIVTEKTIGRLQVKGASVTSGYYQNLQANQEVFTADYWFNTGDLGFLDQRCLTITGRQKDVIIINGLNYYCHEIEAAIEEVKGVEVSYTAACAVKQPGINTDKLAIFFNTYLDDASLVALLKEIRTSVVNKVGINLDYLIPVNPEIIPKTAIGKIQRSQLSQRFNTGEFQSIIKRIDILLGNANTIPDWFYRQVWQPKNPITFNSFLTVINSTLVFLDSFGLGAYLCQILSEHNLPYITVAPGEDFRKINHSSYTITPGQSKDYQLLLQSLAADNIIIGQILHLWTYDRYSGEVKTLDALEQTQENGIFSLLFLVQALAKVQGFDHSVQLSFISSHIQSISSSDPIAYEKSAVLGLLKTIPQELPWLNCCHIDLPFTEVETNGAYILQEMQVSSKEREVAYRNGQRLVPCLEKVDWTNKPKSPVSFKRGGTYLITGGLGGIGIEIARYLLKHYQARLLLVGKTPLPDKSTWKANQEKTDTIAQRLKAYQELERLGGEVIYEAVDICELKQLQIIVEKAKSQWGKNLDGILHLAGTFHEQLVLEETQDNLAALLRPKILGAWILHQLVKDNKGSIFINFSSAHGFFGSTAVGAYAAANSFLDHFSYYQNSQSELASYCFAWSMWDETGMSQGYQMKNLIRAKGFYVMSSSQAISSMLASLQHQQTHLLIGLDGSNQNIQRWQSSAFNLQKLTAYFTASSNEVVQLPDLQGQNRFGTSCTCNLVQLPQMPYLENGEIDRASLIQKINTQEIRERIEPRNEIELKIAQCWQQVLKLPPLSINDNFFELGGNSLLAGQVISRLREDFSLELSLQRLFKAPTIASLAQSIEAIIRVTHDKSGSIEAIAEEYEEVRI, from the coding sequence ATGCAGTTAGATAACTATAGTCAAATTTTAGGTTTAAATAATAAAAATGTTATATGCAAAGAAATAGAAGTTGCTATTAGATCGAGTTTAATTGTAGATGATTGTGTAGTTATAAAAAGAGAAATAAAAAAGCTAAAACATGAATTAGTTGCCTATATAGTTCCATCAAGCTTATTTGTACCAGAACAATTGTTGTCTCACCTGCAAACAATTCTGCCTAGCAATTTGATACCAACAGCACTGGTACTAGTCTCAACCATACCCCTAACAAAGTCAGGGCAGGTAGATGAAGTTGCTCTAGCCAGTTTAGAAGTTATTGACTCTGACTTAATGGATCGGATAGAGGAGCAATTAAAGTCATTGTCAGAAATTGAGCGTGTTGCGGTGGTTGTTAAACCCTTGATTACAAGTATTCCTCCTGTCCACTTAGAAGATTTGCTAGGCAACAGTCAAGCGATACCTCCGGCAACGTCTTTAATGATCGCCTCTGAAGCTAGCCAGCAAAAGGTACAAGCAACTATACTTAGTCAGAAGATAGAAAACAAGAAGCTGTCCTCGTCAAAAAAGCTAGCTATTAGTCACGGGGAACCACTGCAATACTTTGAAGACGCCCCTAAAACTTTAAGAGAATTACTACAACGAACTGCTCAACATTCAAGTCAAGGTATTATTTACATTCAGTCTGATGGTAGTGAAAAAGTTCAATCTTATGGAGAATTGTGGCAAGATGCTCAACGGATTTTAGCTGGATTCAGAAAGTTAGGACTCAAGCCGCAAGATAAAGTAATTTTTCAACTAGAGGACAACCAAGATTTTCTCTGTGCATTTTGGGGCTGTGTGCTTGGAGGCTTTGTTCCAGTGCCAATATCCATCGCCCCGACATACGAACTAGCTAATAGTATCGCCAGCAAACTTCAAAACACTTGGCAGATGCTGGGGAAACCCCTTGTACTAACCAACGCTTCTTTAGCTTCCAATATTGATGACTTATCAAAGTTTCTGAATTTAGAAAACTTTCAAGTTGCAACTATTGAGAAGTTGCGCGAGTGCGAAGCGGATTTCAACTTGCATCAAAGTCAGCCAGAGGATTTAGCGATTTTGTTTTTGACTTCTGGCAGCACTGGTATACCCAAGTGTGTGATGCTAAATCATCGCAATTTATTGAGTATGACGGGTGGCTTAGTTTTGATGGGCAATTTTTCCAATCAGGAAAGCATTTTAAATTGGATGCCTCTGGATCATGTGGGTGCGCTAGTTTCCTTGAGCATTATGGCTGTTGACTTAGGTTGTCAGCAAATCCATGTACCCACTAACTTGATTGTGCAAAATCCACTGTTATGGCTAGATTTGATTGATAAACATCAAGCTACGATTAGTTGGGCACCTAATTTTGCCTTTTCGTTAATCTGCGATCGCGCCATCGAGATTAACCAAAAACATTGGGATTTATCGTCGATGCGTTTTATCATCAACGCTGGAGAACCCATTGTCACTAAGATAGCCAGGAGTTTTTTAAGGCTGCTTCGCCGTTATGGTTTACCAACGAATGCGATTCATCCAGCCTTTGGGATGAGCGAAACTTCTTCTGGTATTACTTACTCTGATAGCTTTTCTCTAGAAACTTCATCAGATGACGGTTTATTTGTAGAACTAGGGTTTCCAATTGCTGGCGCTTCACTGCGGATTGTTGATGAAAATGAACAGATAGTCACAGAAAAGACGATTGGTCGTTTACAGGTAAAAGGTGCATCTGTTACTAGTGGTTACTATCAGAATCTACAGGCAAACCAAGAAGTTTTTACTGCCGATTATTGGTTTAATACAGGGGATTTAGGATTTCTTGATCAAAGGTGTTTAACTATTACTGGAAGGCAGAAAGATGTAATTATCATCAATGGACTCAACTACTACTGTCATGAAATCGAAGCCGCTATTGAAGAAGTTAAAGGAGTAGAAGTTTCTTATACAGCTGCCTGTGCAGTGAAACAACCAGGAATCAATACTGATAAACTAGCTATCTTTTTCAATACTTACCTTGATGATGCCAGCTTAGTAGCTCTGCTTAAAGAAATTCGCACATCTGTTGTCAACAAGGTGGGAATAAACCTAGATTATCTAATTCCAGTAAATCCAGAAATTATTCCTAAAACTGCTATTGGCAAAATCCAGCGATCGCAACTGAGTCAACGCTTCAATACAGGTGAATTTCAATCTATTATTAAACGAATTGATATATTACTGGGTAACGCCAATACTATTCCTGACTGGTTTTACCGTCAAGTATGGCAGCCCAAAAATCCCATTACTTTTAATTCTTTTTTAACTGTTATTAATTCCACTCTAGTATTTCTAGATTCATTCGGCTTAGGAGCATATTTATGTCAGATATTATCAGAGCATAACCTGCCATATATAACTGTTGCACCTGGAGAAGATTTTCGTAAAATTAATCACTCAAGCTACACAATCACTCCAGGACAATCCAAGGACTACCAACTATTACTCCAATCCTTGGCGGCAGATAACATAATCATCGGACAAATACTTCACCTATGGACTTATGACCGATATAGCGGCGAAGTCAAAACCTTGGATGCTCTCGAACAAACACAAGAAAATGGAATTTTTAGTCTATTATTTCTGGTTCAAGCTTTAGCCAAAGTTCAAGGTTTTGACCATTCGGTGCAATTATCATTTATTTCCAGTCATATCCAGTCCATTTCCTCTTCTGACCCAATAGCTTACGAGAAATCAGCAGTATTAGGGTTGCTGAAAACCATTCCTCAAGAATTACCTTGGTTGAACTGTTGTCACATTGATTTGCCTTTCACTGAAGTTGAAACAAATGGTGCTTATATCTTACAAGAGATGCAAGTTTCCTCAAAAGAACGAGAGGTAGCATATAGGAATGGGCAACGTTTAGTTCCTTGCCTAGAAAAAGTTGATTGGACTAATAAACCTAAATCTCCAGTCAGCTTCAAGCGAGGAGGAACTTATCTAATTACCGGAGGACTCGGTGGTATAGGTATTGAAATTGCGCGGTATTTGCTGAAACATTACCAAGCTCGGTTACTGTTGGTTGGCAAAACTCCTCTACCAGACAAAAGTACTTGGAAGGCTAATCAAGAGAAAACAGACACTATTGCACAACGCCTGAAAGCTTATCAAGAACTAGAACGGCTTGGAGGAGAAGTAATTTACGAAGCTGTTGATATCTGTGAATTGAAACAATTGCAGATAATAGTTGAAAAAGCTAAATCTCAGTGGGGTAAGAATCTGGATGGGATACTTCATTTAGCCGGCACTTTCCACGAGCAGCTTGTACTTGAAGAAACTCAGGATAACTTAGCAGCATTGCTGCGTCCTAAGATATTGGGTGCTTGGATATTGCATCAATTGGTGAAAGACAATAAGGGCAGCATTTTTATTAACTTTTCTTCAGCACACGGTTTTTTTGGCAGCACTGCTGTCGGGGCTTATGCTGCTGCCAATAGTTTTCTCGATCACTTTTCTTATTACCAAAATTCCCAGAGTGAATTAGCAAGCTATTGTTTTGCTTGGAGTATGTGGGATGAGACAGGGATGAGTCAAGGATATCAGATGAAGAATTTGATCCGTGCCAAAGGTTTTTATGTGATGTCTTCTTCTCAAGCAATATCTTCAATGCTTGCCAGCTTACAACATCAACAAACGCATCTATTGATAGGTTTGGATGGCAGCAACCAAAACATTCAACGTTGGCAGTCGTCAGCTTTTAATTTGCAGAAGTTAACTGCTTATTTCACTGCCAGTAGTAACGAGGTTGTTCAATTACCAGACTTGCAAGGGCAAAACCGCTTTGGAACTTCTTGCACCTGCAACCTAGTACAACTGCCCCAAATGCCTTATCTCGAAAACGGTGAAATTGATCGCGCCAGCCTCATTCAAAAAATTAACACTCAGGAAATTAGGGAGCGGATAGAACCACGCAACGAGATAGAGCTAAAAATTGCTCAATGTTGGCAGCAAGTGCTGAAATTACCACCTTTAAGCATTAACGACAACTTTTTTGAGTTGGGGGGCAATTCTCTCTTAGCTGGCCAAGTAATTTCTCGGTTACGCGAAGATTTCTCTCTAGAGTTGTCTCTACAGCGTTTGTTTAAAGCGCCTACGATCGCCAGTTTAGCCCAAAGTATTGAGGCGATTATAAGGGTAACTCACGATAAGAGTGGATCTATTGAGGCGATCGCAGAAGAATACGAGGAAGTAAGGATATGA
- a CDS encoding HlyD family secretion protein, whose product MKRLNFLQQSQKFTTLSEQKTPVLSQQEPTNTSTESNNPLNKKLSPSWIRYLLLLTGSGVLLSIVAIYLGNYAYRQWQYTQKYLQTDNAHVTAEINPVTTRVSGIVTEITFNDNQMVSPGMILVKLDKSNYQLSLAQAKTSLELAKQQAALAREKILKIVIDTPEPQPVRKNKNVQIEQKALIKKRTLQAQVLNQQKRLNEQQYKIALATFTQKQVEVKKAELELDYTNIATVVGGLVGNKNVQVGQQVIPGQTLLSIMQPRPWIIAYFPEKQLEKIQPGQKVKITVSAFANRQFQGKVDSIAFMPQDNLTSNSASSNSLHQIPVKIVFDGSSIQGYESRFNPGMSAVVKVETK is encoded by the coding sequence ATGAAACGCTTGAATTTTTTACAACAGTCCCAAAAATTTACAACATTATCAGAACAAAAAACTCCCGTGTTGTCGCAACAGGAGCCAACTAACACTTCTACTGAATCGAACAATCCTCTCAACAAAAAATTATCACCTTCTTGGATTCGGTATCTGTTATTGCTTACAGGATCGGGAGTATTGTTGAGTATTGTTGCAATTTATTTAGGAAATTATGCTTACCGTCAATGGCAATACACGCAAAAATATCTACAAACTGATAATGCTCATGTCACCGCAGAGATTAACCCTGTGACTACTCGTGTATCAGGAATAGTCACTGAAATTACATTTAATGATAATCAAATGGTATCTCCGGGCATGATATTAGTTAAACTTGACAAAAGCAACTATCAATTATCTCTGGCACAGGCAAAAACATCTCTAGAATTAGCTAAACAGCAAGCAGCATTGGCACGAGAAAAAATTCTCAAAATTGTTATTGATACTCCAGAACCACAGCCAGTTCGCAAAAACAAAAATGTTCAAATAGAACAAAAAGCTTTGATTAAAAAAAGAACTTTACAAGCACAAGTCCTGAATCAGCAAAAGAGGCTAAATGAGCAACAATATAAGATAGCGTTGGCTACTTTTACTCAAAAGCAGGTAGAGGTAAAAAAAGCGGAACTGGAGTTAGACTACACTAACATTGCCACTGTGGTTGGTGGACTAGTTGGCAATAAAAATGTCCAAGTAGGACAGCAGGTGATTCCAGGGCAAACTCTCTTATCAATAATGCAGCCACGTCCTTGGATTATTGCCTATTTCCCAGAAAAACAGTTAGAAAAGATACAGCCAGGGCAAAAGGTGAAAATTACAGTCTCAGCCTTTGCTAATCGGCAGTTTCAAGGCAAGGTAGATAGTATCGCTTTTATGCCACAAGATAATCTTACGAGTAATTCAGCTTCTAGTAATTCATTACATCAAATTCCCGTCAAGATTGTGTTTGATGGGTCAAGTATTCAAGGTTACGAATCCCGATTTAATCCGGGAATGTCAGCAGTTGTAAAAGTTGAAACTAAATAA